The following coding sequences are from one Salvia hispanica cultivar TCC Black 2014 chromosome 3, UniMelb_Shisp_WGS_1.0, whole genome shotgun sequence window:
- the LOC125211109 gene encoding salviol synthase-like: protein MEFNIVSTIIALLSFLVFVFMFLKSQTISKYAKTYSHIPGPKTLPLIGNLHLMLRADSPPHMFRQLAAKHGPLMHLQLGEVHFVIISSVDFAKQVTRTHDINFANRPPGLMMEKLTYNYSDIVTASYGDQWRHLRRICTLEFLSARRVQSFRRIREEESLSLCKQMASCEGSPADLSGSLCLMSYDVTTRVVVGAKTRERGTVTSIIQESIRLGAGFMLADLYPSIKLLPLITGARFKAQRMYRKLDKLFDSIVEQHKAAGDGGDLEDLVDVLLRIQQDGTEFPLTTDNIKAVVLNMFVAGTDTATVTMEWAMSEMMRNPSVLNKAQKEVRKVFDNKGYVDEARFDELKYMKLIIKETLRLHPALPLLIPRMNVQRCEIDGYEIPAKTSVIVNAWALGRDPKYWNDADKFIPERFEESSVDFKGNNLEYIPFGAGRRMCPGMSFGLANVELLLAMLLYHFDWKMPYGKKQEDLDMTETFGSAFRRKHPLHLVPIVKRPLPASA from the exons ATGGAGTTTAACATAGTATCAACAATCATAGCTCTACTCTCCTTTTTAGTGTTTGTGTTCATGTTTCTCAAATCTcaaacaatttcaaaatatgcaaagacTTACTCACATATCCCTGGTCCCAAAACCCTCCCTCTCATCGGAAACCTCCACCTCATGCTCCGCGCAGACTCGCCCCCACACATGTTCCGACAACTTGCCGCCAAACACGGCCCGTTGATGCATCTCCAGCTCGGCGAAGTCCACTTCGTCATCATCTCCTCCGTCGACTTCGCCAAACAAGTCACGAGAACTCACGACATCAACTTCGCCAACCGGCCCCCGGGGCTGATGATGGAGAAACTCACCTACAATTACTCCGACATCGTCACGGCCTCCTACGGGGACCAGTGGCGCCATCTGCGGAGGATCTGCACGCTCGAGTTCCTGAGCGCGAGGCGCGTGCAGTCCTTCCGCCGCATAAGAGAGGAGGAGAGTTTGAGTCTTTGCAAACAGATGGCTTCTTGTGAAGGATCTCCGGCTGATCTGTCGGGGAGCCTTTGCTTGATGTCGTACGATGTTACAACGAGGGTGGTGGTCGGGGCCAAGACGAGAGAACGGGGCACGGTGACCTCGATAATCCAAGAGAGCATCCGGTTGGGGGCAGGATTCATGTTGGCCGATCTCTATCCATCCATCAAGTTGCTGCCGTTGATCACCGGAGCCCGGTTCAAGGCCCAACGGATGTATCGAAAATTAGACAAGCTGTTCGATAGCATCGTCGAGCAGCATAAAGCTGCCGGTGATGGTGGCGACTTGGAAGATCTGGTGGATGTTCTGCTCAGAATTCAACAAGATGGAACTGAATTCCCTCTTACAACTGATAATATTAAAGCAGTGGTTCTG AATATGTTCGTAGCTGGAACCGACACAGCAACTGTCACTATGGAATGGGCAATGTCAGAGATGATGAGAAACCCTAGTGTCCTCAACAAGGCACAAAAAGAAGTAAGGAAGGTTTTTGACAACAAGGGATACGTAGATGAAGCCAGGTTTGATGAGCTAAaatacatgaaattaatcatCAAAGAGACATTGAGGTTGCACCCTGCATTGCCGCTTTTAATTCCCAGAATGAACGTACAAAGATGTGAAATTGATGGATATGAAATCCCAGCAAAAACCAGTGTGATAGTGAATGCATGGGCACTGGGAAGAGATCCCAAGTATTGGAACGATGCAGATAAGTTTATACCAGAAAGATTTGAGGAGAGTTCCGTTGATTTCAAGGGGAATAATCTAGAATACATACCCTTCGGAGCAGGAAGGAGAATGTGCCCTGGAATGTCATTCGGACTGGCAAACGTAGAGCTTCTGCTTGCTATGCTTCTCTATCATTTTGATTGGAAAATGCCGTACGGGAAGAAACAAGAAGATTTGGATATGACAGAGACCTTTGGAAGCGCTTTTAGAAGGAAACACCCTTTGCATTTGGTTCCCATCGTTAAACGACCTTTGCCTGCAAGTGCTTGA
- the LOC125210488 gene encoding protein MIZU-KUSSEI 1-like encodes MATCGVTSVDCEKQVRSWRLLRSMAELLLPTCNCIITQENEPHSHPPQIKQFRHKRASSASGPTTVSGTLYGHRRSKVTLCIQSSPISTSPILLLELAIPTNVLAKEMKGGSIRFAFESGAGAGPLLSMPAWTMYCNGRKLGFAVKRKPSRADVELLEKMQNVVVGAGLADDDVMYLRGKFERYHGSSNSDSFHLVDPDAARNGQELSFYFLRSC; translated from the coding sequence ATGGCGACCTGCGGCGTCACCTCCGTCGACTGCGAGAAGCAAGTCCGGTCGTGGCGCCTCCTCCGCTCCATGGCCGAGCTCCTCCTCCCCACGTGCAACTGCATCATCACTCAAGAAAACGAGCCACATTCGCATCCGCCACAAATCAAACAATTCCGCCACAAGCGAGCCTCCTCCGCCTCCGGCCCCACCACCGTCTCCGGCACCCTCTACGGCCACCGCCGCAGCAAAGTCACATTGTGCATCCAATCAAGTCCGATCTCAACTTCCCCAATTCTCCTCCTCGAGCTCGCCATCCCTACCAACGTTCTAGCGAAGGAAATGAAGGGCGGATCAATCCGGTTCGCCTTTGAGTCGGGCGCGGGTGCGGGTCCCTTGTTGTCCATGCCAGCGTGGACAATGTATTGCAATGGGAGGAAATTAGGGTTTGCCGTGAAGAGGAAACCCTCGAGGGCTGACGTGGAGCTTCTAGAAAAGATGCAAAACGTCGTCGTGGGGGCCGGCCTAGCCGACGACGACGTGATGTATCTTCGCGGGAAATTTGAAAGATATCATGGCTCTTCGAATTCGGATTCTTTCCATTTGGTAGACCCGGATGCGGCTAGGAATGGGCAGGAgttgagtttttattttcttcgaTCGTGTTga
- the LOC125212863 gene encoding classical arabinogalactan protein 7-like, whose product MASLTAFKLFLVMALLATSCMAQSPTAAPTVSPTAAPVAPPTAATPSPAPVAAPTPAAEDSPAPAPGTPAPASPSPVGQVPAASPGADQPPADGNSGFVSRASFGGAAIAAVLVAVALA is encoded by the coding sequence ATGGCTTCATTAACAGCATTCAAACTTTTCCTTGTGATGGCACTATTGGCCACCTCATGCATGGCCCAATCACCCACCGCCGCACCAACTGTCTCCCCCACCGCCGCACCAGTTGCTCCTCCCACCGCCGCCACCCCCTCCCCAGCCCCGGTCGCCGCCCCCACCCCTGCTGCGGAAGACTCTCCTGCCCCTGCCCCGGGCACTCCCGCACCGGCCTCCCCCAGCCCCGTCGGCCAAGTACCCGCCGCTTCTCCAGGCGCCGACCAGCCTCCTGCCGACGGAAACAGTGGATTTGTGAGCAGGGCTTCCTTTGGCGGCGCTGCTATCGCCGCCGTGCTAGTGGCGGTGGCTTTGGCATAG